Proteins from a genomic interval of Trueperaceae bacterium:
- a CDS encoding KH domain-containing protein translates to MPSNLVEYVLRNLVEDPSQLRVTSDEGARGVRIEVRCAKADAGRIIGRNGRIINAVRTLARAAADGRQRVDVHLID, encoded by the coding sequence ATGCCCTCGAACCTCGTCGAGTACGTCCTGCGGAACCTGGTCGAGGACCCGTCGCAGTTGCGGGTCACGAGCGACGAGGGGGCGCGGGGCGTCCGCATCGAGGTGCGCTGCGCGAAAGCGGACGCCGGCCGCATCATCGGTCGCAACGGGCGGATCATCAACGCCGTCCGGACCCTGGCCCGCGCCGCCGCCGACGGCCGCCAACGGGTGGACGTCCACCTGATCGATTGA
- the rpsP gene encoding 30S ribosomal protein S16: MVKIRLTRMGSKRNPHYRIVVVDARKKRAADYIEQLGYYDPRETTDASLKLNAERAAHWLSVGAQPTESVVRLLESQGVDVPTVRAKRSDAYVKRVAATAG; this comes from the coding sequence ATGGTCAAGATCCGCCTGACGCGCATGGGCTCGAAGCGCAACCCCCACTACCGCATCGTCGTCGTCGACGCCCGCAAGAAGCGCGCCGCCGACTACATCGAACAACTCGGCTACTACGACCCGCGCGAGACGACCGACGCGTCGCTCAAACTGAACGCCGAACGCGCCGCGCACTGGCTGTCGGTCGGGGCGCAACCCACCGAATCCGTCGTCCGGCTCCTCGAGTCGCAGGGCGTCGACGTGCCCACGGTCCGCGCCAAGCGCAGCGACGCGTACGTCAAGCGCGTCGCGGCGACCGCCGGCTGA